ATATTTCCGCTGTAGCCGCGTCTTCCATGAGCCCATAAATTGGCACACAGCCATTGCCCGAAATCCAAGCCTCGATGTATTGCAGAGCAACACGAATGTTGTGGCGCATTCCGTGTTCGGAGCGTGGGCCATCACAAGGTTCAAGTAACTCTTGTGCAGTAATAGGAGCATCAGATAAACGAGTGACATTTAATTGATTTTGACGTTCACCAAGCACCTGATTGAATACATCCATCGCCGTATCAGCTAACCCAGGGTGAGCAACCCAAGTTCCATCATGGCCGTTATTCGCTTCCAAAGATTTGTCATGGACTATCTTCTCTAAGACCTTGGCATTTTCCCCAGGATCTTTGGCTGGAATAAATGCCGCCATTCCCCCCATAGCAAACGCCCCACGTCGGTGACAGGTATAAATGAGTAGACGTGAGTAAGCATTGAGAAAAGGCTTATCCATAGTGACGACTTGGCGATCAGGCAGGACACGGTCACCATGTTTTTTCAATGTTTTGATATAACTGAATATGTAATCCCAACGGCCGCAGTTGAGGCCAACAATATGCTCTTTTAACGCAAAGAGAATTTCGTCCATTTGGAATACGGCTGGGAGAGTTTCAATCAATACAGTGGCTTTGATGGTTCCAGTATCAAGACCAAAGAAGTTTTCAGTGAAATGGAACACATCGCTCCACCACTTCGCTTCCTGATGGCTTTGTAGTTTGGGTAGGTAGAAATAAGGTCCACTGCCTTTTTTCAACAACGCTTGATAGTTATTGAAAAAGTACAGCGCAAAGTCCAGTAAGCATCCCGGAATGGTTTGCCCAGCAAATGACACATGCTTTTCAGGTAAGTGCAGACCCCGAACTCGGCAAATGAGCACTGCCGGATCGTCTTTTAGTTGATACTGCTTACCATTGCTCGGATTGGTATAGCTGATCGTACCATTGATGGCGTCTCTCAGGTTTACTTGACCATCAAGAACCTTTTCCCAATCAGGTGACATCGAATCTTCAAAATCAGCCATAAACACTTTGACGTTCGCGTTTAATGCATTAATCACCATTTTTCGGTCTGTTGGACCAGTGATCTCAACACGGCGATCTTGTAGATCATTGGGTATACCTAAAATTTTCCAACTTCCCTCACGTATATCTTGCGTGTCAGAAAGAAATCCAGGTAATGCTCCTTGATCGATTTTTTGCTGAAAAATTTCTCGAGATTTAAGCTGTTGCTCTAAACGAGGAGCATAACGCTCACACAGTTGAGCTAATAAATCTTGAGCGGCAGTGGGGAATATTTCTTGATGCTCAGCTTTGAGAGAACCAAGAATTTTCAACTTCGAACGAACTTCTTCCATTGATGCGTGTGTACTTTCAGCCAGCATATATTTATTCCTTCGCTGATTTAAATCACATTTGTAATTTAAGAACTACAAAATTCCCTGTTTAATTTGTGAAGTAAAAACACTTTTGATAGTTACCTTAGATAAATAAGTCCCGATAACTAAAAAACATCTCACTTCGATAAGTGCTTATAAAACTAATATATAAAAGGGATTTTAGAAAGAGGGAGGAATAGTAAAATGGTAAATTCGAAGTTTTATTCGGTAACTCTATTTATGAATGGCAATATACTTATTTGTAATTAATTACGTAATAAAATTACACACAAAGAAGACGTATTTTTATTTGAAATGGAGGGGAATAGATAATATCCGGTAATAAATATTGGCTGATTTTTCACACTTTTTTTTAAAAGAAAAAGACACCGTATTGCTAAGCAACTGCTTCAATATGTGTAAAATTCACATTGTGAAGATTGCCAATTTTATGAAACCTTCTCTCAAAATAAGCTGTAAAATTTTACAATAAAAATAATACTAACAGTTTTTAATGCTAATTAAATAAAATTTATTAGCATTAAAAACTAAAAAAATAACACTTTTATCTTTAACAACCTACTAGATAGAGAATATCAAGCCACATCAATGAATGTAACGATATGAAAATCACGATTTAAGCTGTACAGGTAAGGCTATATGCTCAAGTAATAGAGGATTACTCAAGCACATTTACAAGAAAGAGAGTTACTATAGAAGCCCAGAAACAACATCCGCCAATTGATTAAATGTATTGGTTCTTGAGGAACTAGGACGCCATACTAAACCGATATTGCGATACGCCTTTTGGCCTGGAGGATCAACCACGACCAAATTTTGGTTATCTAACAAACCATGATCAATCGCCATTTGTGGAATAAATGTCGTCCCTAGGCCATTGGCTACCATTTGAACTAGGGTATGTAAGCTCGTCGCCGTAAATGGGTTGATCTTTTCTTTATCGGTTAGTTTACATGCAGAAACCGCATGCTCAGTCAGACAGTGTTCATTTTCTAACAGGAATACTGATTGATCGGGTAAATCATCATACTTTATCGGAACACGAATTGAATTAGCCTGATTACGGCTAATCACCATCCGAAATGGATCTTGTCCAACAATACGACTGTCCATCTCACCAATATCAACAGGTAATGCTAAAACCAATACATCCAATTCACCAGAACGTAACGCCATCAATAAATTGGTGGTTGTATCTTCACGTAACAGAAGATGCAATTTAGGAAAACGTAGATTAATTTCTTGTACAAGGTCACCAAGCAAAAATGGCGCAATCGTTGGAATACAGCCGAGTTTTAGCTGACCTTCCATCAAATTGCCTTGGCATAATTTCCCCAGCTCAACGAGATCCTGACCTTTCGCTAATAACTCTCTTCCCAACTTAACGACTTCTTCACCAGCCTGAGTAAAGACTAAAGGCGTTTTTTTATCCTTTTTCTCGTAAAGCGCACAACCAATCAGTTCTTCTAGGTTTTGGATCCCTTTACTTAGGGTCGATTGGCTAACAAAACATCGCTGCGCCGCATCGCTAAAATGGCGGGTTTCATGTAAGGTGATGAGGTAGTGCAGTTGCTTTAAACTTGGCCACTTATTCATAATAATATTAATATTTTATTTCAATTTATCGTTCAGGCTTTGCCGCGCCTGTTCATCGCTTTTTTCGATTGACACAATCTATTTTATTCGCTTTTTTCTATACTAACCTTTGTACTATAGTTTGTCTTGTAGTTACACGGAAATGAGTTAACTCAACGTGTTTTAACTCAGATAAAACTAAAACATTAGGAGCAAAAAATGGTACTAGTAGGTCGCAAAGCCCCTGACTTTACTGCTGGAGCTGTTCTAGGCAACGGTGAAATCGTTGATTCATTCAACCTTTCTGATTACATCAAAGGTAAGAAAGCTGTTGTATTTTTCTACCCACTAGACTTCACTTTCGTTTGCCCATCTGAAATCATCGCATTCGACAAACGTCTAGCTGACTTCCAAGAAAAAGGCTGTGAAGTAATCGGTGTTTCAATCGACTCTGTATTCTCTCACAACGCATGGCGTAACACTTCTGTAGATAAAGGCGGTATCGGTGAGGTTAAATACCCACTTGTTGCTGATACTACTCACGAAGTTGTTAGCGCTTACGATGTTGTTGATCCAAATGGTCCTGGCATTGCACTTCGCGGTTCTTTCCTAATCGACGAAGAAGGCGTTGTTCGTCACCAAGTAATCAACGATGGTCCTCTTGGTCGTAACATCGATGAAATGCTACGTATGGTTGACGCACTAGCATTCCACCAAGAACACGGTGAAGTATGTCCTGCACAGTGGGAAAAAGGTAAATCAGGTATGAAAGCTTCTCCAGACGGCGTTGCATCTTACCTAGCTGAACACACAGCTGACCTAGATAAAAAATAAGAACACTTTATCGCCCGTGCTCAACTCGGGTGAGTGGTTGGAATTAAGAGCAAAAGCCAAACCAATCAGGATAAAGTAAAGCCTTCAAATCCCGGAGCCATCGCTCCGGGATTTTTTTATGATCCAATCAGCGCTAAACTGTTACATTGCTCTCCCCCGTTTAGAAAGGAACCTAAACACATGAATTATCAGTTGGAAGTCTGTATCGATAATATCGAGTCTCTTCAATATGCACTAGCAGGCGGCGCAACTAGAATTGAACTTTGCTCTTCGCTTGATCTTGGAGGCTTGACTCCCAGTTTTGGTTTTATGCGCTTGGCATCTAACTTAAGTTCCGCCCCAATTTATGCCATGATTCGTCCCAGACAAGGGGATTTTCTTTATGTTCCATCGGAAATTGAACAGATGATGTGGGA
This DNA window, taken from Vibrio nitrifigilis, encodes the following:
- the aceB gene encoding malate synthase A, with the translated sequence MEEVRSKLKILGSLKAEHQEIFPTAAQDLLAQLCERYAPRLEQQLKSREIFQQKIDQGALPGFLSDTQDIREGSWKILGIPNDLQDRRVEITGPTDRKMVINALNANVKVFMADFEDSMSPDWEKVLDGQVNLRDAINGTISYTNPSNGKQYQLKDDPAVLICRVRGLHLPEKHVSFAGQTIPGCLLDFALYFFNNYQALLKKGSGPYFYLPKLQSHQEAKWWSDVFHFTENFFGLDTGTIKATVLIETLPAVFQMDEILFALKEHIVGLNCGRWDYIFSYIKTLKKHGDRVLPDRQVVTMDKPFLNAYSRLLIYTCHRRGAFAMGGMAAFIPAKDPGENAKVLEKIVHDKSLEANNGHDGTWVAHPGLADTAMDVFNQVLGERQNQLNVTRLSDAPITAQELLEPCDGPRSEHGMRHNIRVALQYIEAWISGNGCVPIYGLMEDAATAEISRASIWQWIQHGKTLDNGQVITKTLFRQYLNEEIEVVKQEIGSDAFTNGRFTEAAELMERLTTSDELTNFLTIPGYDYLP
- a CDS encoding hydrogen peroxide-inducible genes activator, whose product is MNKWPSLKQLHYLITLHETRHFSDAAQRCFVSQSTLSKGIQNLEELIGCALYEKKDKKTPLVFTQAGEEVVKLGRELLAKGQDLVELGKLCQGNLMEGQLKLGCIPTIAPFLLGDLVQEINLRFPKLHLLLREDTTTNLLMALRSGELDVLVLALPVDIGEMDSRIVGQDPFRMVISRNQANSIRVPIKYDDLPDQSVFLLENEHCLTEHAVSACKLTDKEKINPFTATSLHTLVQMVANGLGTTFIPQMAIDHGLLDNQNLVVVDPPGQKAYRNIGLVWRPSSSRTNTFNQLADVVSGLL
- a CDS encoding peroxiredoxin, translating into MVLVGRKAPDFTAGAVLGNGEIVDSFNLSDYIKGKKAVVFFYPLDFTFVCPSEIIAFDKRLADFQEKGCEVIGVSIDSVFSHNAWRNTSVDKGGIGEVKYPLVADTTHEVVSAYDVVDPNGPGIALRGSFLIDEEGVVRHQVINDGPLGRNIDEMLRMVDALAFHQEHGEVCPAQWEKGKSGMKASPDGVASYLAEHTADLDKK